Part of the Quercus robur chromosome 5, dhQueRobu3.1, whole genome shotgun sequence genome, aagcatgccagaagtcgaagcgtcatgctagctggagcactacaggacaaaataggacaactggtcGTTCTGTTATcgcgcggctggatctcgcaacTCAGTTAAGCCGCAAGTccaagctgcgagccacccctgttttgaaaaacctgacgtttcacattcttttctcaccccagtataaatacccctcatacccacaaaagaataagagcttccagagagaattttgagagagaaaccctagagtaaaacaagattgattcatctacaatctttacataagagtctcttcaaattcctcaactctcttcctctccattgttaaacctttgagaggcattttaccaaaacattttctcaccatatccattactgtaagagggctgtttggtgttctgggaagcagttaggaaggaaccaatttacattggttgatgctatggtcaagtagcgaaatccgggaagctagaaaagaaataggttcggcgcaaccttgttggagcaagaagcttggagggcttaggtgcactgggtagattaggcttggagggtctattgctatccatgtatcccaactacattttctagtgaattacttatcgcttggagggcggcgaagaggttttacgccgagggcttcgatttcctcttcgataacacatcgcgtgttgtccttgtgtttgcatcttccttcccttttatctttgccttttattatctgctgtgggttgtgattttaatttgtcttagattgttttccaattctgttttatagcttttgttcatttttcgcacactagttgtttgacataaaccttgaattggttaatttgtaaattgggggtctaaacgttcaagagtgtttttacactatttgaactttcattattCTCAAAGTAAAACTgaatctactatgaaagaattaaagtttacacaatagcgacttagaccactaacatcttattactacctcgagtaagaaacttactaccacgaccacgtgacagttccgagtccacggactacttcatTCTTGGATTcctagcaagtacaagcactcccgcttgtgtaTCCCTAAGCTCTTGAAAGTAGCAACTGAAttcgatcaccaagttcttgacataatcttgaatttTGGAAACCCTAaatatgtgtgaaggcaaccacctcttgatctcataaaagattcacacacacacacagcataaggaGCCAcctaaaacgtggttagggtttttccttttatacctagggcaaaaaataaaaccctacatgtcaaacAGGCTTGGGCTGAGCtagaaaattctacagaaaaacaatctgcacgagtttcgatcgagccaggcagatttaTACAGTAAATTCTGCAGCAACTCGATTCtaactttacataaaaaaacatatactttgagcaagcctaaacaagactaaaatgttttgatcatggtttgctaacattacaaaataaagtttcaatacattagttcctaattccttagaacctaacagactCTTTTGGTTAGCTCAAGAAGCTTTTAGTGACCGAAGACTCTAGGGTGTTAGAAAAATTTTCTAGCTGGTGAAAATATTCcctatcatttttaattataccGATCATATCAAAGTAAAATAACTTTTACGCACACACTAATTACTATGTAGTCAAATAAAATGGTTGCTATTTCTCAGAGTTGATTTTGATTGTACCGATCATATCAATGGGAAATAATTGTTACAAACACGCTAACTATGCAGTCAAACAAAATGGTTGCTGTTTTTCAGAGTTCAGACCTCCACCTTAGCTTATATATTCCCATTTCTACTTGTTTAATTTCAATCTCAGTGGTGTTATCTATGTGATTTGCATTTTTCGTTAACTTAACAATGCTTGACACACACTTGTCATCAAAATTcatgttttctaattaaaaaaaggaaaaaattgctATAAATTATTAGTGAAGACAAGATTACTCAGAAAACTTTGCTTTTACTTTCTTTCTAAAACTAGGAAACTGAAACCCACGACTGCATGTTAACTTTAAAGCCAATCTTTGAAAACACACTGAAGATTTTGTAGAAGTAAGCTACAAtcatttattttactgaaacctCCGTATATGTTGTATGTGCTTcctcttatttaattattaaaaatattatgggaCTTCGAGAATTTTTTGGCTGCCCCTATATTATTGACAAATTGTTTCCGCACAATGACTAGGACCTATCATATGTTAGATTCCAATTTCATAATTATATAGGACGTGTTTGAACGTAtataatttttacctttttttttttttaacaagattCCAACTTAAATATTACAGAActcatttaattatattttagccAAATCCCAGTATTTTGAAACCATTTTCAATTCGTATTAACCTTTAAAATCTCCAGAAAGTATCGATTAAACCATAAGACTTTTGGTATATTTTTGTTAATGGCATGTCTTAGTCAGTTATTCTCGCGGTTCAGATAAAATTAGGATTGGCGGATTGCCACATTACTGAAAGCATGGTTCTTAAAGAAAATAGCTAATCTAAACAGACCAAACACACATTAAAAAGGTGTGGTAACTTTCATTATGTCAATATTCAATAATCTACAACAAGAAGTCCTCAATTTCATGCAATCACAACCGTTTATAAGTTGACTTCACACTTAATTAATTCGTCATTGCCATCACCGGCCAAGAAAATTCTCAGGAAGTGGGGGGTAAAACAATCACAGCAAATTGAAATTCCAATCATCCGGAAATTCATCATTGCCATCCTCAAATAGCCAGCATGATAAAAGTCCATCCACAACAAACACTTACATCCaaaagtgtttaatgctttgATCAATAATCCTAGATATGTCCAAAGTGGGACCTGGCAGGACACATTAGCCCACCACCATACATGTGTGAAATGTGCACCAGCCACCCATCTCTGAGTTAGAATAAAgatccattatttttttttttttttttttttttgcagcaaTAAAGATCCATTATTAAGCCATGCAACTCTTACAGAGAAATTAAGATGCAACaacttttttcccttttgcCACAAACCCTAATATACCAATTCAGACCTACATATGATCCATTTCTATATATATGATCTCTTCTATTCACGGTTTCCACATTCCTTTTCACTCCTAGGGCTAGCTAGATCTAGATTCTCCTTgcttaatttcttttatatattcttcctttctatcactttttctttttggtaggTAATACTCAAAGTTGAACTTCTTGTGCCTTTGGATCATATACTACTGATTTAGAGAAATTGGGGATGAGAAGTCACTCATGTTGCGATAAGCAAAAGGTGAGGAGGGGGCTATGGTCTCCAGAAGAGGATGAGAAACTCATGAACTATATTTCAACCCATGGCCATAGTAATTGGACCTTAGTTCCAAAACATGCTGGTAATTAACTTGTTCACTTCTATATACTTTCTATGGTGATAATCTAATTAAGTTGCTCTAACTCTCATATATTTGCTTCCTTTAGACCTTAATTTGCAGGCCATCTAACCCttagaaattttcttattattacaATAAGTGCAAAGGAGTTTGAAACTAGGTTCGATCTCCTTAAGAGGAGATCTGTGTATATCATATATAGATCTACAAGGTTAACctgtataatatttatttcctaggttcttcacccctttttttcccctttcctgGATTTATGATGTAGGACTACAAAGATGTGGAAAGAGCTGCAGACTAAGATGGATAAATTATCTGAGACCTGGCGTAAAACGAGGGAGTTTCTCTTTCCAAGAAGCAGCTATCATCAAGGAACTCCATAGCATTCTTGGAAACAAGTGGTCTCAGATAGCCAAGCACCTACCTGGAAGAACAGATAATGAGATTAAGAATTTTTGGCATTCACACATAAAGAAGAAGCTCATGTTCCATGCAGTTAAGATTCCTGGGGCTTTAGCAAACTGTCCTGAAATTGACCATCCTATTAGTTCAGAGAAAGGTTTCTCCCCTCTGAATGCAAACCCTAATTTGATCCTACACTCTCAACAAGATCACTTACACCATCCAGCTCCAATCACAATACTACAAGGTTTAGTTCTTGGTGATCTTGAATTACAACATACCAACTGTTGTCCCACTTTGGTTAATTTCCCACCTCTAATCCCACCAGTACTATCAGATTCATCTTCTTATGCCACTTGGTCATCACTGGGCTATGACCAACCCCATCAACTTGCTCCCAATCAACATGATCAAAATTTCAGCAAGGGAGTCACTCCACATGATACAAGTGGCCCTATGATCAAGCCAAGTATCAAAGAAATACCTTATGATAATCCAGAATTTGCATCCAAATTCATGTCATTTGCACCTCCTTTACCACAATTACTTCACCCACCTGCTAGACTCTCATTTTCTCCATTTGGGTCTTTTTCGTTTGATCATTCACAAGTTCAATCCATCCAAATGGAGTACACTGATGCCATCATATCACCATTGCCATCATCATGTTTATTACCATCGCCATCATCATTGACAGCATCATTGTTGCCACCACTACAAAGGTGCCAATTTCTATCAACACCTAATCTTTCTTCAATCTGGGAGCCCTAGACATGGGACTACATGCCGTAGAATAAGGTGTTGTGTACAAAGGGTTTCTTCAAATATGCATAAGAACTAAGTGGAaggaagaataaagaaaaaccaaaatgtTGCTAATTCAATGCGATTTATGGAGTATTAATTGTGCTCAAGTTCTAAAATTATGTTTAGGTTCTTTGATTGTTCAACCCACATGCATGGCTTATTCCCCTGATTTGTGTATTACTTATTTCACTAGTGATCTAGTACACTACTACCACCCAGGTTTCATTGCTATTTTCAGTaagggctctctctctctctctcacacacacacacacacacacagtaaGGACATCATGCGAAGACAAATTACACAATATACAGTCAAATGCCAAAGTGAAAGtgatacagagagagagagagagaggccggAGGGAATATGACACTCATCTAATTAAGGACGAAGTTGTTGCAGATGAGTACGTAGTACATAACATTTGTCAACAAAGTGCAAAGCAAAAGGCTCATtgccaggaaaaaaaaaatcctgtaaTGGAAAAAGGTTAACCATAATCCTTTAATTATCTATTTCTTAAGGGGTTtgtcattaatatatataccGTTTAATTAAATTGGTACTTACGAACTTGATATAAGGGATCTACATATAATGCATGcatgttttatatgtatatttatctACTATTAGTATTAGGGGTATATTGATGACATGCCCCTTAAGAGAATGATGACAAGTTCGTAGTTCAGCTTATCATattgaggaaaagaaaaggaaggaaaggaGGATTAGTGAGGTGAAATCAGCCGTGGAGAAATGGGTACAGTCACTGTTGGTtggtgaggatgatgatgatgagtaATGTTGTCAGATCTAAAGCAAATAAAGCTTGTTGTTGAGGATGATGACGAGttctattctctttttttttttttttttttttttttggtagaaagtTCTATTCTCTTTTATTGGTgcttttgggttttggatttctATTTTCTAGGGATATCGGTTTGGAGGACCTTTTTGATGGGTTCCTTTAAAATTTGAATGAGAAATTTGTGAATACAACTTTTTTGCtataatttttgccacaattaTGACATGTACAATTATAATTAAATGGAGAAAATATAGTAGATCTATGTAGAAATAATTGTTCACCGATATAATCACAATATATGTTATCAAATTGTGATGAATGATACGGTACTAGAAgaattgaatttgaatataACATCAGCTTATATTTTGAGTTGGGAAAACAAGGATTTTTCAGCTAAAGTGAGCGTTTGGGGAGAGCTGAAAGTTGCGTTTCACTCCTGCGTtttcatgcctttttttttttttttcctctgcacgtgaacagtaaaatcactgTGCAGTGGACAAAAACACTATTCACGCACTATTCATGTACTGTTTATGGGTCCcatgatactattcacacatttaaaaattattttgctacagtgttttcagttttcagtttcagtaacaataagttcaatctaAACGGACCCAAAAAGTCCCAACAAATGTTGAAGGAGTGTAGCAATGATGCTTTTTTGGGGCAAGCCaactacaaagaaaaaaaaaacgtttgtttgttttgttactttgatttttttttttttaagtgatgcTGTTTTTGGATGGGTTAAAGGCAGAAATATGACAGAACGAAGGACCTGCATTGTTGTGATACTCAATAGCATAAATTGtaagttttgaaaattgagaAACCAATTTAAAAGCAATCTCAAACTTAAAGGGTGTAAAGTGCATTTTatccatttcaaaaaaaaataaaataaaatacaaaaacaaatactCAAGAGCTCTAATTAAAGTGTTATGTATTAGCATTATGAATAGGAAAAATATGAAGAATTATAGTTAAGGTAAAATCGATATGTATCAATTCATGTAATTCAGTCCTTTATCGCGAGCTAGATGATAAACACTTAACTACATACACACACAGGCCTAATAAGGGGGAGAGGAGAGGACCATCACAAACGATATATACCTTTCATTTTAAGTAGATCTAAGTGCCTATTTGGCATTGATGCATGTGGGAAATAGAGTTTTATCTATAGAGTTTTAGCAGTAGATTTATTTCtgatatatatcatatatgtgttTATTAGGCATTGTTGTAAAAGTTGGTTTAATTGTAAAGCTTTTACAATATAGAGTTTTAATTGAAAACCTTTTAATGTTTCAAGTGTTTGGAAAATTACGATAAACTGTGTTTTATAATTCTGAATTTAAAAAGCATAATAATAAATTGTAGAGCTTTTTGAATTTCAACTTTAGGAACCCACTTAAAACTCTTTAGCTAGCTAAACATTTAacaatttttgccaaacacgctcATTGCACTTTAATTGAAAAGCTCTTTAACGTTTTGGATGTTTGGCAAATTACGATGACTAGCGTTTTAAAGTTATGGATTTATAAAACATAAACAGTGAATTGTAGagctttttcttcttaaaagcTCTAAAATTCAACGTTAATAACATAAAGTTGTTTATTAGCTTTAAATAGCCCCTTAAAACTTCTAAGTGAAAATTTCTGCTAAAAGAGCTTTAAAGATCTCAAAGTACTTTTCTGATAGTGTAACACCATATATATGAGAATATATGCAAAGTGCTATTATGGCCAACATGAAGCAATAAACCTGGTCTACACACACCAGTGATACCCATTTCAATATTAATCATAATCTTTCATTACTGATATGTCACCTAAGAAAAAGGTTTCAACACAAGTACTTCTTACATAATCACGCCCATTCCAATACTATTTCTACCATGAACTCTTAGACAATGAacttttaatttcatatataagaGGGGGGGTACAGCAAAATTCAAAGTGTTTTTATCCACATTCTTCTTAAAGAGTGTTGAGTCTCAATAGATAAGAACATTTTGTAATGTTTGATATCTCAAAACCATGCAACATTAATATTTGAAGGAGACCACCGCCTTTACAGATTCCGTCCCTCATATACCCAGAACGGCATGGCATACTAACCGTGCATGTTTTATCTCAGAAACACAAAAGCAAAAGTTGGCCATGGTCCCTAAATGCAATCACATGCAGTGGACATAATTATTATTCTGATATATGCATTACCACAAATTAAGGATATACTAGCCAATTTCATGCCTACGTTATCTAAAGTCTATCTCATAGATAATATATTTGCACGACTGGACTTCCAATTCCAGGTAGACACATTGGAATTGAAGGTTGTTCTATGCAGTACTTAGCTTCCTTTTTTCTGAATGGTTGAACTAcgatgcatttttttttttaatgcttaaaTCAATCAATGTAGTACTTGGAAATTGATTGCTTTAAGTAGagttcaaaaccaaaaaaacaaaaaacaaaaaacaaaacaaaaacaaaaacaaaaaaaaaaaacaaaaaaaaaaaaaaacaaaaacaaaaaagtaaaaaatcttaTTGTTAATGGGACAAAGTTTGGTTATAATCGATAACTACAATTTCtactaaaaatattaacatgaatacatattttaaaaatctaatcgttagagtgcatgttctttatgttattaacatgcatatcaaattttgtgccaacCAAATATTATTCACTATTtgtctataaatttattttttatttataattttaaattacaaaaacttgaaatttaaatatttaattgatgacataactattaatttttaatattctataaattttgcaagtataaagaatataagaagaaaatgtaattcaatgatgaatttatcaaaattcatattaataaaaagatattggaTAGAGTTGCAGCCAATAGCTACAACtaaatttgtagccaaactttgtcattttcaaaatttaagtccgataaaaaaaattaagttataaTTATTGGCTACATCCAAATTTGTATCTAAACTTTGTCGTTGTTAATTTTAAGATGATTAACAGCGAAAGTTATGAACAAAgacataaagcctaaaactttCCTCTTTTTGCTGGGTGGTTTAGTTTTGTAATTATGGCAAGTGATTCTAAATTATTATGATCCTTAATCATTTTTAGGGTAATCATGTTGAGAAGACTTGGAAGTTAGAAGTAAAACGTCTCTAAGGTTGATGAAATCAGAGACGTTGATTAGACAACACTGATGAATCCATTGGTTAAATGGTGGACGGATTGGGTGAATGTCTACAAAAACATAGGAGAGTTTGGAAGGTTACTGATGCAGAACCAGCCTAACTGCTTCGATGATTAAGCTAATGAAGTATTCTAGTAGACCAAATCTAGTGAAGGTGAAGTAATTTTTCTCATACTTGTTAAAGATTTGAATTTCACTTTCCATAGACACGCTCTAGTGGAATTTCTGTTAATTGTAGACAATTTGTTATTGTGTCATAATGGGTCTATAATGAGGGGGTGTAACTAGCTCTATTACTAACAAGATTTTAGGCATGTAATTCGTGAATCTCATAATAGGGGTTAATTATTCCTATGATATCATGTTTAGGCTCAAGTGCGAGTGCAAATATTTTGTCTCACTTTTTTTGCTCCACTCTATTCTCCACCAATAAAATCTTGCCACATATATACCTACTTAATTAAATCCTATCATtatgacttttttattttacctaccttaaaaaaaaaaaaaaaaaaaaaaaaaaaacaaacaaacaaacaaacaaacaaacaaacaaacacctCCCTACCACCACCCCCAACCTTCACCCCACCAAATTTAGCTGACATCGGCTACAGGGAGAGACAAAGGCTCTGTCTTTCTCAAATCCAAATCTCTCAAATCTCTATCTTTCTTGTTAATTTATTAAAGAATATCAATTTTGGAATTGTTGGTACTAAATGTATTGAATTGTTCATGGATTCCAAATCCGTTGGGTTTTTTTGGTAGCTGATGGGATTGAGAGGGATAGTGGGATTGGCTTGGATGTCCAGCGTGGTGTAGATTGGGCAATGGTGATTGCCATGACCGGCGACTTCGAGGGCTGCAACTGCCaagtttggtggtggtggtagggTCTTTAGggaggtgtttggatttttttttttttttagttaggcaaaaaaaaaggtcataatGATaggatttaattaattaggtgggCATATGGCCAAATCTTATTAGTGAAGTATAAAATGAAGTAAGAAAAGTGAcatagaagatttggactcacaCGAGTACTAGTACACGTCCACTTCAGCTCAACTTATTAGGCCTTGGCCTCCATTCTTGGTCATGTCTCTATATTGTTCCTTGAGTCCAGGCTTGAGGAGATCAAGAATTCCTAAGGTAAAGGCCTTTTAAATGGCCACCAAAGTCATATATATGTTTGTGATTGTGATGAcattgcatgatatgatatacattttttgtcaatttccTCACTTGGTCGGGCAAGGGAATTTGCTAATCCAACGCATTTTAGGGCCTGCTTGGTTCAATTGTAcctttgtttttagttttcattttcaaaactttctatttagtttttgttcTCAATACCCATTTTTCCCAACTCAAAAGGAAAATCCACTTGCTTTGTTTGGCACTAGTTTTCTACTCTAGCTTGTTTTGTTTGGTCAAGATTCGAATGAAGCTCCGTTCGTAATTCCTTTTGTTCTCTTTCGTGGAGAAGCACTATTGCATGTGCATTGTGATGCAATGGCTTAGGGCCCATTTGATAGAGAAGTAtaagtaatgttgtttaaaatgatgtgaaaatgtggtttaaaaagtgttgtcaaaaatatgtatttatagtattcataaagagaaaaatgtgtTTGCTAATGTGTTTCAAATAGATATTTTGGTGTTTAGAAATATGGAGttgtgtgtttggtatgtgtgtttttttttttttttaaagctgcCACCGGTACTGTTTTGATTTAATTACACATCAGAGGAAGACAACACACACAACGATCCAACATCTCACACTACACAACACCCTCCCCTATTTCTCTTGCCTCTATTCCACATCTCTACCTCACTTTTCACTTCTCTCTTTGCAATACCAAACCAACATCTTCGATACCCATTTGCAGATTCAACTCTAAGAGTGAATCCAATCATCTTTTTCCTAAATTCACTAGGAGCAAAGGCACAACGCAAACAACAACAAGATTAGCATGTTGCATACTCTTACGTGATCTCCATCGATGCAGACAATGATTGAAGGCTAGGCTTCAACTTCCATCAGATCTCCTCCAAACGAGGCCGTAACCCTCCCTACCCCAGCAACAACCAGGGCTTTCGTCGCCGCCAAAGGCAGGAGAAGAATGTTCCACTTCACCACTGAAAATCCAAGGTCTTCCTCCAAATCCAGGTTCAGAATGCACTTTCCCCTTGATTCTTAATGGGTGTTTGTAACAAGACTGTTGGTTTACTCCATTTTTATCTGCAATACCCACCATGGAAATCATCAACAGATGCTGGGTTTGAATATCCGTAATAAATGATCTCATCTTTTGTGATGATTGATTTGGCTTCATAATCTCACCTTACACGAGGTCTAATTTTTATAACCAAAACTCACCTAAAAGATAGACCCTTGTAATGTATGTTGTGGTACAAGATTTGGGTGTTTTTGTTTAGGAAAGAGATAGGTCTTATGGGTTTCAGTGTTATGGTGTAAAATATGGGTGTTTTTGTTTAGTGAAGAGGGTTTggtattttttccttttttatttttagtttgaaCTTCTACTTTATTGTCAATGTCAATAAAAATTCATTAGGATTGGGCTACCTATTGACAGTTACTTGCAAGTGATGTGTATATATTGCTAGCAGTGTACTTTGTTACTTGCACATAGTTTATATTGCCTTATCAATAAATAAAGAGGAATTTGGTATATTTCATTACATACCTTTGGATTATATCAACATCAGTCATGTTTATCATTGGCTTTATATACTCTGTTTTCTTTCAGTTTGCATTATGGCACTATGTGGCACTAGTTTCTATTATGGAACCTTGCTAATTTTATTTAGTATGTTGCTTATTTCAGttattaaatcatattatgtGAGCTACCTCCCAAACAACCTATCTCTAACATTACACCTCTACAAGATTCACTCAGTCTTCTCTTCAGGTCTGTTGCA contains:
- the LOC126729047 gene encoding transcription factor MYB26-like, which encodes MRSHSCCDKQKVRRGLWSPEEDEKLMNYISTHGHSNWTLVPKHAGLQRCGKSCRLRWINYLRPGVKRGSFSFQEAAIIKELHSILGNKWSQIAKHLPGRTDNEIKNFWHSHIKKKLMFHAVKIPGALANCPEIDHPISSEKGFSPLNANPNLILHSQQDHLHHPAPITILQGLVLGDLELQHTNCCPTLVNFPPLIPPVLSDSSSYATWSSLGYDQPHQLAPNQHDQNFSKGVTPHDTSGPMIKPSIKEIPYDNPEFASKFMSFAPPLPQLLHPPARLSFSPFGSFSFDHSQVQSIQMEYTDAIISPLPSSCLLPSPSSLTASLLPPLQRCQFLSTPNLSSIWEP